Proteins from a single region of Rhodospirillales bacterium:
- the recJ gene encoding single-stranded-DNA-specific exonuclease RecJ, whose protein sequence is MESLSLNKAHWVRPDVDLGAVERVARAYDLPEVVARMLLQRGVEPDDIPGFLNPTLREHFPDPFAMADMGGLAEFVAEAIQDGRKIAIFGDFDVDGATSSALLYRFLKHCGVEAPIYIPDRLTEGYGPNVEALRSLKDAGAEIVFLLDCGTTAFDVVQAGAEMGLEILILDHHEAETDLPQARYVINPKRKDDAAGLAVLAAVGVTFMACVAINKVLREAGFFAGDEAPLKSWLDIVALGTVCDMVPLTGVNRLLVRQGFAQMQASENVGLNALIEVSGIKGGIEPYHAGFVLGPRINAGSRVHKSDTGAKLLSCDDPGDASDMAWLLNDCNDKRKALQVEMEREAIAQVEARGLDQNPVIFVSGEGWHTGLSGLVAGRLKEKYGKPACVVAFVKNERGEIEGRGSGRSVSGVHLARAFIDARNEGIIEKGGGHAMAGGFTIGRDRIEDFEVFLDKHIAGQVESGQSAVETVVDGVLTVRGAKTDLVRLVHDFVGPFGQEAPEPVFLFQNVRVHSADVVGETHIRVMISDWEGGSRMKAMAFRSVGTPLGEALLKQGKAAFDILGMLKIDTWGGQERVEMHIKDAALALEMLAEKFVML, encoded by the coding sequence ATGGAATCTTTGTCTTTGAATAAAGCGCATTGGGTGCGGCCGGATGTTGATTTGGGCGCTGTGGAGCGCGTTGCGCGGGCGTATGATTTGCCGGAGGTGGTTGCGCGGATGCTTTTGCAGCGCGGTGTGGAGCCTGATGATATTCCCGGTTTTTTGAATCCCACTTTGCGGGAGCATTTTCCTGATCCGTTTGCGATGGCGGATATGGGTGGGCTAGCGGAATTTGTTGCCGAGGCTATTCAAGATGGCCGCAAGATTGCGATTTTTGGGGATTTTGACGTGGATGGGGCGACGTCTTCGGCGCTGCTTTATCGTTTCCTTAAACATTGCGGGGTGGAGGCACCGATTTATATACCCGACCGGCTGACCGAAGGTTATGGGCCGAATGTCGAGGCGTTACGGTCACTAAAAGACGCAGGCGCGGAGATTGTGTTCTTGCTGGACTGTGGAACGACGGCGTTTGATGTGGTACAGGCAGGGGCCGAGATGGGGCTGGAGATTCTGATTTTGGATCATCATGAGGCGGAAACGGACTTGCCGCAGGCGCGTTATGTGATCAATCCGAAGCGCAAAGACGATGCAGCGGGGCTGGCGGTGTTGGCGGCGGTCGGCGTGACATTTATGGCCTGCGTGGCGATCAACAAGGTTTTGCGTGAGGCTGGTTTTTTTGCAGGTGATGAAGCGCCATTGAAGTCATGGCTGGATATTGTGGCGTTGGGCACGGTGTGTGACATGGTGCCGTTGACCGGGGTGAACCGGTTGTTGGTGCGTCAGGGGTTCGCGCAGATGCAGGCCAGTGAGAATGTGGGTTTGAATGCGTTGATTGAGGTTTCGGGCATTAAGGGTGGCATTGAGCCGTATCATGCCGGATTTGTGCTGGGGCCGCGGATTAATGCGGGCAGCAGAGTGCATAAATCGGATACGGGCGCGAAGTTGTTGTCTTGTGATGATCCGGGTGATGCCAGCGATATGGCGTGGTTGCTTAATGATTGCAATGACAAGCGCAAAGCGTTGCAGGTGGAGATGGAGCGTGAGGCGATTGCGCAAGTTGAAGCGCGGGGGCTTGATCAAAATCCGGTAATTTTTGTTTCAGGGGAAGGCTGGCATACAGGGCTTAGCGGTCTGGTGGCTGGGCGTTTGAAGGAAAAATACGGCAAGCCTGCTTGTGTGGTGGCATTTGTAAAAAATGAACGCGGTGAGATTGAAGGACGCGGTTCCGGGCGTTCTGTTTCCGGTGTGCATTTGGCCCGTGCCTTTATTGATGCGCGAAATGAGGGGATCATTGAAAAGGGCGGTGGGCATGCGATGGCCGGCGGTTTTACGATTGGTAGAGACCGGATCGAAGATTTTGAGGTGTTTTTAGACAAGCATATTGCCGGGCAGGTTGAAAGCGGGCAGAGCGCGGTTGAAACGGTCGTTGACGGTGTGCTTACGGTGCGTGGGGCGAAAACCGATCTGGTGCGGTTGGTGCATGATTTTGTTGGACCATTTGGACAGGAGGCGCCGGAACCTGTTTTTCTGTTTCAGAATGTACGAGTGCATAGTGCGGATGTGGTTGGTGAGACGCATATTCGGGTCATGATTTCGGACTGGGAAGGCGGTAGCCGTATGAAAGCCATGGCGTTTCGGAGCGTTGGCACGCCGCTTGGTGAAGCTTTGCTCAAGCAGGGAAAAGCGGCGTTTGATATTCTTGGTATGCTGAAAATTGATACTTGGGGCGGGCAGGAGAGGGTTGAGATGCATATCAAAGATGCGGCTTTGGCGCTTGAAATGCTTGCGGAAAAATTTGTTATGCTATAG
- the hisI gene encoding phosphoribosyl-AMP cyclohydrolase, with the protein MNNKKQDEETLTFLPRFDANGLIPCITTSAKTGKVLMLAWMNEQAIRKSIETGQAHYWSRSRQKLWHKGESSGNTQKIIHMRTDCDQDCLWISVEMNPDASCHTGRESCFYREIDLQADANSGQMKFIDVNRIFNPEDVYS; encoded by the coding sequence ATGAACAACAAAAAACAAGACGAAGAAACCCTCACCTTTCTCCCGCGCTTCGATGCCAATGGCCTGATCCCTTGTATCACCACCAGCGCCAAAACCGGCAAAGTCCTGATGCTCGCCTGGATGAATGAACAGGCCATCCGCAAATCTATCGAAACGGGGCAGGCCCATTACTGGTCCCGCAGCCGCCAAAAGCTCTGGCACAAAGGCGAAAGCAGCGGCAACACACAAAAAATTATCCATATGCGAACAGATTGCGATCAGGACTGCCTGTGGATCAGTGTTGAAATGAACCCCGATGCCAGCTGCCACACTGGCCGCGAAAGCTGTTTTTATCGTGAAATCGACCTGCAGGCAGATGCAAATTCAGGTCAAATGAAATTCATTGACGTAAATCGCATTTTTAACCCCGAAGACGTTTATTCGTGA
- the gshB gene encoding glutathione synthase codes for MSLKVALQMDHPASLNYKKDSSFLIGLEAQKRGHKLFYYSPLELSLKNGKLSAPCAPLQFRRKKDAYFTLGAFEETDLTTFDIILMRQDFNNPSLYNTITHILDHISDQTLILNDPTGVRESPEKLLITHFPELAPPTLITRNLDKIREFQKKHPNLILKPLNGFGGMDVYHIKPNDPNLQAVFEMFCRLHPEPFVVQKYLPEIRKGDKRLIVVEGEPIAALLRVPQENNARANLAAGGSAAIGKITPRDREICNMLKPELVRRGLVFVGLDVIGNYVTEINPKSPTGLQQIYKLQGIKCEEAIWNAYEARYIQRQKTSRT; via the coding sequence ATGTCATTAAAAGTCGCCCTGCAAATGGATCATCCCGCAAGCCTGAACTATAAGAAAGACTCAAGCTTTCTCATAGGGCTTGAAGCACAAAAGCGCGGCCACAAACTCTTTTACTACTCCCCACTTGAACTTAGCCTTAAAAATGGCAAGCTCAGTGCACCCTGTGCACCGCTGCAATTTCGACGCAAAAAAGATGCGTATTTCACTCTTGGCGCCTTTGAAGAAACAGATTTAACAACGTTCGATATCATATTGATGCGGCAGGATTTTAATAACCCATCTCTTTACAACACAATCACACACATCCTTGACCATATTTCAGATCAAACATTGATCCTGAATGACCCGACAGGCGTACGGGAATCTCCGGAGAAGCTGTTAATCACGCATTTTCCTGAACTAGCTCCACCAACACTGATAACTCGCAATCTGGATAAAATTCGTGAATTTCAAAAAAAACATCCCAATCTCATCCTCAAACCGCTCAATGGCTTTGGCGGTATGGATGTTTACCACATCAAACCCAACGATCCCAACCTGCAGGCTGTATTTGAGATGTTCTGCCGCCTCCACCCCGAACCCTTCGTCGTACAGAAATATCTGCCTGAAATCCGCAAAGGTGATAAACGCCTCATTGTTGTAGAAGGTGAGCCCATCGCCGCCCTCCTCCGTGTTCCTCAAGAAAACAATGCCCGCGCCAACCTCGCAGCCGGCGGAAGCGCTGCCATCGGAAAAATCACGCCCCGCGACCGCGAAATCTGCAACATGCTAAAACCCGAACTCGTCCGCCGCGGCCTCGTCTTTGTAGGCCTCGACGTCATTGGTAATTACGTAACCGAGATCAACCCCAAATCACCAACAGGCCTTCAACAAATCTACAAGCTCCAGGGAATCAAATGCGAAGAAGCCATCTGGAATGCTTACGAAGCCCGCTACATTCAAAGACAAAAAACATCTCGAACATGA
- a CDS encoding DEAD/DEAH box helicase has protein sequence MSFEELGLSENILKAIADCGYEKPTPIQEKAIPNILMMRDVVGLAQTGTGKTASFTLPMIEILHGGRAKARMPRSLILTPTRELAAQVAENFDTYGKYTKLSKALLTGGTSMGDQIKLLERGVDVLIATPGRLLDLFERGQILLTDIKVLVIDEADRMLDMGFIPDIEKIVSLVPFTRQTLLFSATMPPEIRKLTEKFLSSPKEVSVARAATTAKNVEQFVVHTDPRRKREVLGKIIEQENVQTAFIFCNRKRDIDGLVQWLKGKHYNVRGLHGDMPQKIRTETLEAFKNNEITLLVCSDVAARGLDVDDLSHVFNFDVPMNADDYVHRIGRTGRAGKDGRAWMLATRAEQKYLDAIEKLIKEIIPEGVVGGSGPAKKDVSNADGAERDGPKDKPQKSRAQFESNVARKSEEKRDKRLGKPVSKGCKPRRDDDQGDVKGFGDEMPSFFGKAE, from the coding sequence ATGTCATTTGAAGAGCTTGGCTTAAGCGAAAATATCTTAAAGGCGATTGCCGATTGTGGCTATGAAAAGCCGACTCCTATTCAGGAGAAGGCTATTCCGAATATCCTGATGATGCGCGATGTGGTTGGTTTAGCGCAGACAGGTACGGGCAAGACGGCGAGTTTTACGCTGCCGATGATTGAAATCCTGCATGGCGGACGGGCGAAGGCACGGATGCCGCGTTCGCTGATCCTGACGCCGACGCGGGAACTGGCGGCGCAGGTGGCAGAAAATTTTGATACGTACGGGAAGTATACCAAGCTTAGCAAGGCCTTACTAACAGGTGGGACATCAATGGGCGATCAGATAAAACTGCTGGAGCGGGGCGTTGATGTACTGATCGCGACACCGGGGCGGTTGCTGGATCTGTTTGAACGCGGTCAGATTTTGCTGACTGACATCAAGGTTTTGGTGATTGATGAAGCCGACCGGATGCTTGATATGGGCTTTATTCCCGATATTGAGAAAATTGTAAGTCTGGTGCCGTTTACGCGTCAGACGTTGCTGTTCTCTGCGACAATGCCGCCGGAAATCCGTAAATTGACAGAGAAATTTCTTAGCAGTCCGAAAGAGGTTTCGGTGGCACGCGCGGCGACAACGGCAAAAAATGTTGAGCAGTTTGTCGTACATACTGATCCGCGGCGTAAGAGAGAGGTCCTGGGAAAAATTATTGAGCAGGAAAATGTGCAAACGGCGTTTATTTTCTGTAATCGCAAGCGTGATATTGACGGGCTGGTGCAGTGGTTGAAGGGTAAACATTATAATGTGCGCGGGCTTCATGGCGATATGCCGCAGAAGATACGCACTGAGACGTTGGAAGCGTTTAAGAATAACGAGATTACGCTTCTGGTTTGTAGCGATGTCGCAGCGCGCGGACTCGATGTGGATGATTTGTCGCATGTATTTAATTTTGACGTGCCGATGAACGCGGATGATTATGTGCACCGGATTGGGCGTACGGGGCGCGCGGGTAAAGATGGGCGGGCATGGATGCTAGCAACACGGGCTGAGCAGAAATATCTCGATGCGATTGAAAAGCTGATTAAAGAGATCATTCCTGAAGGCGTTGTGGGTGGCTCTGGGCCTGCAAAGAAGGATGTTTCGAATGCCGACGGGGCTGAACGCGATGGACCTAAAGACAAGCCGCAGAAGTCTCGTGCTCAGTTCGAGTCTAATGTGGCGCGTAAGTCTGAGGAAAAAAGGGATAAACGCCTTGGAAAACCTGTTTCTAAAGGGTGTAAGCCACGCCGTGACGATGATCAGGGTGATGTTAAGGGGTTTGGTGATGAAATGCCGTCTTTTTTTGGTAAGGCGGAGTGA
- a CDS encoding LPS-assembly protein LptD: protein MDIQADQMLRDELSNTVSASGDVMIVQAGRILRADDVLYDLGIDRVQADGNVVLNEENGDIHLTDYAAYSNALRDGDVERLRSVLNDGSRFTAERGRLEGGTKITMEGASYTPCEPCEEKPDRPPVWRIVASEVEHDQEVHRVSYRHARFEALGVPIAYTPYFSHPDGTIKQKSGFLSPSFGYKSELGAFVENSYYWAIAPDHDATFGLMAMTKQAPLGLAEYRKRLKDASLELSGGVTSSDRTDRTAGQDVAEEDEMRGHVFAEGRWDIDEKWRAGMNVNWASDDQYMRQYDFTDEDVLKNELYAERFSGRDYAAVRLLSFQDIRIRETPLDQPGILPEMLASFQGEPGAVPWVKGQWYADASALGLRRERGEQDVQRLSVGSGWKRRLVSDYGLLTRVDANVRGDVYHTTDRVVATTASGRSRSSTDTRVFPQFHMQSSYPMARPFERFQVRVEPLVAFTFAPNLTGEDSIPNEDSNDVQIDASNVFESNRFPGLDRVEDRSRVTYGLRSGLFGYEGSFGDVFLGQSYRFDEDDNPFPAGSGLERQESDYVGQISASYKDIYDLDYRFQMGSNDLNSKRHEIDANADWNRFRLNVRYLYAGELEGTDIEESREQIDASAQFYFDKEWRSRFGATQDLGKEPGLRKAFVGLDYLGQCLFWSFTGERNLTRDASGDSSTEILFRVGLKNLGEFEESSLRSVHESGG, encoded by the coding sequence GTGGATATTCAGGCGGACCAAATGTTGCGTGATGAGCTGAGCAATACGGTGAGTGCGTCGGGAGATGTGATGATTGTGCAGGCTGGACGGATTTTGCGTGCTGATGACGTGCTTTACGATCTTGGTATTGATCGGGTACAGGCTGATGGAAATGTCGTGCTGAATGAAGAAAATGGCGATATTCATTTGACGGATTATGCGGCTTATAGCAACGCCTTGCGCGATGGCGATGTGGAGCGTTTGCGCAGCGTGTTGAATGATGGTTCCCGTTTTACAGCGGAGCGTGGGCGTTTGGAGGGCGGTACAAAAATCACGATGGAAGGCGCAAGTTATACGCCATGTGAGCCTTGTGAAGAAAAGCCTGATCGTCCACCTGTTTGGCGCATTGTGGCTTCGGAAGTGGAGCATGATCAGGAGGTTCATCGCGTTTCTTACCGTCATGCACGCTTTGAGGCGCTGGGCGTACCAATTGCCTATACACCGTATTTTTCACATCCGGATGGTACGATTAAGCAAAAGAGCGGGTTTTTGTCTCCGTCTTTTGGATACAAAAGTGAACTCGGGGCTTTTGTTGAAAACAGTTATTATTGGGCGATTGCGCCTGATCATGATGCGACTTTTGGCTTGATGGCGATGACGAAGCAAGCGCCTTTGGGGCTGGCAGAGTATCGCAAGCGGTTGAAGGATGCATCGCTGGAGCTTAGCGGCGGAGTGACCTCTTCAGATCGGACGGACCGGACGGCGGGTCAGGATGTGGCAGAGGAGGATGAAATGCGCGGACATGTTTTTGCTGAAGGGCGATGGGACATTGATGAGAAATGGCGTGCGGGGATGAATGTTAATTGGGCCTCTGATGATCAGTATATGCGTCAATATGACTTTACCGATGAAGATGTGTTAAAGAATGAATTATATGCAGAGCGTTTCTCTGGCCGCGATTATGCGGCGGTGCGGCTGCTGTCTTTTCAGGATATTCGCATTCGTGAAACGCCGCTGGATCAGCCAGGTATTTTACCAGAAATGCTGGCGAGCTTTCAGGGGGAGCCGGGGGCTGTGCCTTGGGTCAAGGGACAGTGGTATGCGGACGCTTCCGCTTTGGGATTGCGTCGTGAAAGAGGCGAGCAGGATGTGCAGCGTTTGAGCGTTGGTAGTGGTTGGAAACGCCGCCTAGTGTCTGATTATGGATTGCTAACGCGAGTCGATGCGAATGTGCGTGGGGATGTGTATCATACTACCGATCGAGTGGTTGCGACGACTGCGTCTGGACGCAGTCGTTCGTCGACCGATACGCGGGTTTTTCCGCAATTTCATATGCAAAGCAGTTATCCGATGGCGCGTCCGTTTGAGCGATTTCAGGTCCGGGTTGAGCCGCTGGTGGCGTTTACTTTCGCGCCTAATCTAACGGGGGAGGACAGTATTCCTAACGAAGATAGTAATGATGTGCAGATTGATGCTAGTAATGTTTTTGAGTCTAATCGGTTTCCCGGTCTTGACCGGGTGGAAGATCGCAGCCGGGTTACTTATGGTTTGCGCAGCGGGCTTTTTGGTTATGAGGGGAGTTTTGGAGATGTGTTTTTGGGGCAGAGTTACCGGTTTGATGAGGATGATAATCCGTTTCCGGCCGGGTCTGGGTTAGAACGTCAGGAGTCCGATTATGTCGGGCAAATTTCTGCAAGTTATAAGGATATTTACGATCTGGATTACCGGTTTCAAATGGGGAGCAATGATTTGAATTCCAAACGCCATGAAATTGATGCAAACGCGGATTGGAATCGTTTTCGATTAAATGTGCGGTATTTGTATGCAGGTGAGCTCGAAGGCACCGATATTGAAGAAAGCCGGGAGCAGATTGACGCTTCGGCGCAGTTTTATTTTGATAAGGAGTGGCGCAGCCGTTTTGGAGCAACTCAGGATTTAGGGAAGGAGCCAGGTCTGCGTAAGGCTTTTGTAGGCTTGGATTATCTGGGGCAATGTTTATTCTGGTCTTTTACCGGAGAGCGGAATTTAACGCGGGATGCTTCCGGGGATAGTAGCACTGAAATTTTATTTCGTGTTGGCTTGAAAAACCTTGGTGAGTTTGAGGAGTCTTCTTTACGATCGGTTCATGAAAGTGGTGGTTGA